The following are encoded together in the Panicum virgatum strain AP13 chromosome 6K, P.virgatum_v5, whole genome shotgun sequence genome:
- the LOC120711831 gene encoding uncharacterized protein LOC120711831, giving the protein MRPRGEGRRRRAGGRAMNGGASSMRPRGELRRVELPAVRRTRCQAGCRAKNPSGACFGRQSTSSRHRGWLGDFIAMVPISFKLRQLSADSCDYRHIRDLPSTPFSIAISYSSFSQLDDDTFAPHIWHNAAPSRCRSFLWLVHHHKLNTNARLRERRANNSGLCPLCAVPEDVRHLFLFCPRAKEIWAVIGLPGLSVGDVESLWGISLPGPNIDNGKVRSTLWNIWKRRNALVFRLEEETCVFTLRRCSADLQLWRHRVQDRRGVLSSVWMLGALSYVIIFNLCS; this is encoded by the exons ATGCGGCCGCGCGGAGAAGGACGGCGCCGTCGAGCCGGCGGCCGCGCAATGAACGGCGGTGCGTCGAGCATGCGGCCGCGTGGAGAACTGCGGCGCGTCGAGCTGCCGGCCGTGCGGAGGACGCGCTGTCAAGCAGGCTGCCGCGCAAAGAACCCCTCCGGTGCATGCTTCGGCCGGCAGTCCACGTCCAGCAGGCATCGAGGATGGTTGGGGGACTTCATCGCTATGGTTCCAATAAGTTTCAAGCTTAGGCAG CTGTCGGCTGACAGCTGTGACTACCGCCATATCCGAGACCTCCCCTCCACGCCTTTCTCCATTGCCATTAGCTACTCCTCCTTCTCCCAACTGGATGATGATACTTTTGCCCCGCATATTTGGCATAATGCGGCCCCCTCGAGATGTCGCTCGTTCCTTTGGCTGGTGCATCACCACAAGCTGAATACCAATGCTCGGCTTCGCGAGCGCCGAGCCAACAACTCTGGTCTGTGCCCCCTTTGTGCCGTTCCTGAAGATGTTCGTCACCTCTTTCTCTTTTGTCCTCGTGCTAAAGAAATCTGGGCCGTTATTGGCCTCCCGGGTCTCTCGGTCGGTGATGTTGAATCTCTCTGGGGCATCTCCCTTCCTGGTCCCAACATCGACAACGGCAAGGTTCGCTCTACACTTTGGAATATTTGGAAGCGCCGCAATGCTCTGGTTTTCAGACTTGAGGAGGAAACTTGCGTCTTCACCTTGCGCCGCTGCTCAGCCGATCTCCAGCTTTGGCGACACAGGGTGCAAGACCGGCGTGGCGTGCTAAGCTCTGTCTGGATGCTTGGAGCTCTTTcttatgtaattatttttaatctttgttcctag